TATGAagattatttatataataattaaatatatattatatttcgGGACATAATCATGAATTTACACAATATTTCATCAAAAGACGGTGTTCAAATATTAACACACTTTATAATGAATAATTCAGGACCTTTACAGGTTATTTTCAAAAGGGTGACATCTGACGGATTACTGATGCAACTTTTATGATCCTCACTTTCATCACGGTGGTGAGATTTTGGTTGCAGCGTTATCACTGTGAAAAGAGGCATCTGGAtcccatctcacacacacacacacacacacacacacacacacacacacacacacacacacacacacacacacacacacacattacacaataCTCAAAAAGACAGAGAATTATTATGAAAATACAATTAAGGTTAATCAAACTGGTTTCATGCAGCTTACATGTTTTTATGCGCATCCAAAGCTGTCGTTTGTTGTGTTTCTGAGGTGTTGAAAATCCTGAAAACAGCCAGGTGGCAGTGGAACCGTAAAAGCCTGCCTGTAGACTGTATACTAATGACAAGAcagaagaaatgacactttcaTGTAAATGCAAGTTTTGCATAAAAATGTAGGTAGTAAATGTTTCCTCCAATACCTCTGGGAATTTAATCTTCACATCGACGCTGTCTGCTGAGGTGACAACAACTGATGCAGAAACCTCCTGCTTGGCATTTCTCTCATGTTGCTCGTAGAAGCCGAGAAAAAAAGCCATGCCTGGAATGTAGCTTTCAATTCTGGGagaggtaaaataaataaataaatgcttctTTAACAACACATGCCAGTATGTCTCATAATTGTGAACACAGAATATTTTCCCACCATGCTCTATATAGTAAAGTAAGTGATTTGAAGTCATTTTTCCCCTTCTTCTTTAGCTCacactcctcttcctcctcacatTTTATTTACTCCTTGATACAAACTTCACCGTTGTTCTACTGAGGCTCACCTTATGCCCATCTCTGCCATGGTCTCTGGTATCTTGGTCCACTGTACTTTGGCCTTGATTGTTGGCTTGGAGCCAGGCTGATGTGCAGTTGCAGATACTATTGACATTTCATAAGACTGACATTCAGCTCCCCATCCAATGCGTGCCTAGGCCAAACACAAGAGATCAATCATGAAAGGAGTACCTACAAGCAAAAGACTTGGCTTCGGCCTCAgtatacaaaataataaatacctGACCATATTATATGTACCGTATGATTTTTTATGTAGAAATTGAACGTAGAGTTTCATAGACAGTGTATTTGAACAGATGTATAGggcaaaatatatacataatatagaCTAACACCAGATAACAACTGAatctgtgtttttatatatatgtttttgatgctataaaaactgaaaaatgtaaaaGCCAGTATGCAGTTAGACTTACAGTCATTTATAAAAAGACTGTATTTGTCCATTTTAAGAAAGGACAATTGATGGTGATGGTGGCGGGATGTAATTTGgttatgttttttaaatgtttttaaaggatAAAGCTAGCAATCATTTATGATTGCTGGTTTTAGTCTTCTTAGGCAATTTGCTGGTAATAGCATAAGCTAACGACAATATTATTCTTGACATTTCTGGCATTTTATTCACTCAgataaaaataaagattagtattgtgtgtgttttatatctaCCATTGCCTCGACATGGGCATTCACATTGGTGTCGATGCACATCTTCCAGTTGGTGTCTTCCCCAACCTGGGACACAATCATCTGGGCATTGTGAATGTTTGCCTCGGGTGTGTAGTAGAAGACTGCATTGTAACCCTCGGGCTTCTGGTTGCCACTCATGGCCAAGGCTTTGATAATCAACACAGCTTCAGGTGTTGAGTTCAAGCCCTAATGAATGAGATAGAAGGCAATCTATTAGGCTGTAATAGGTTAGTGGGCATCATGTCCAATATGTGCAGAGTTTAGATCATGTGCACACAAATAGCTGCATTTCTAATATGGGCCACTTTTTTGTGATGGGATCATGAATCATTAGCACAGCTGAAACATTTTACATGATGACTTTGCTCAGAACAAACAGCCTAttgttttgttggttttgttttgcAGTGAAATACATTTTGGGTCACTCTTTGTGGAGCATGTTTAGCATACTTGAAATAGGTCGTCATGATGGCTGAGATGTGATCCTCTGACGCTTGAGGCTGAATCAGAGGACAGACGTACTCCCTGGGTGGCTTCCTGTAAACACAATTAAGCACCAGGAGAATTTGAATCGataaaacaccagagcaggtgCACAGATAACAACATTACAACGGTAGCCGAATACCTTGGAAAGCCTCCTCATAGTCTCAAGCAGTTGGCTTGTGCTGACTGGATGTTTGCTCGGGCCGGCGTTAACCTCAAAGTGGATTTTGTCAACAGCTTTGATTGCCTGGGCTAATAAAAGTGCACAGGCTACGTTAGCAAAGAGTTAAGACAGAAATGTATACAGGCAGAAACAATAACATGAACACCTGTAAAATCTAATGAAATCCAATCTCTGCTTTGCCATcataaaattattttactttGATAATTGTGCAAAACCAAagaaataatgaataaaaaataacaatttaagGGTAACTTAACACCCCctaaaatcttgtttttttacCTCCAGTGGTTAAACTTGCTGTAGTGATGTAAAAGTGTATACTCCAGGGTGTATCAGTACATGGTGACATCACTCTTGGGTTTGgttacaggtgcaacagagcacACTTCTCACCACACCCGGTCAGAAGTGCATTGTGTCTATAATGTAAATTTAGCAGTGTGACTCGAGTTGTGTGCCCTAACTGCTAAATATTTGTCGTGTTCTTGAGGCCATATGTAAGTTTGTGATGCTGTTTTGGATTGCCCAGTACTGTAAGGTGTAATGTGTTGGGCTTGTTGTACTGTACCTGGGACTACTTTCAATGCCATGTGGGTATATCCCAGGAAATAGTACAGGGGGTATTCCTCATGATAATACTCTCTCCTTAACTCAGACTCCACACACAGACCAGCTCCATAAATCTTACTCTCAGCACACATGTTGGATCTCGGATGCCATGTGTTTGGTGTCAGTACCTGTTGGATTGGATGAAAATCATAAATATATTAATCTACTTTGAATTCTTTGAATcaaaatatcaaataaaaataaaaaggaagggGACGTATCATGAAAAACTCACTTTTTTAGTGCTTGTGCACATACATTTGAGTATCTAGAATGCCTATCAACCTAACGGCATCCTTCAGTGCTAAAAAATGAAGTCAATGCGGAACAGCAAAAAACTGCAGTTCATTGAGTGCCAaacgtttcataaattagcatCCCTAgaggtggcaggaaatacaaccCACATGCGGGACTTAaatgcgctctgtctctatgGTAGGATGGAGGTGGGCTGTAGTAGGATGTGATTTGCCATTGTTCAGATGAGAGGCAAACCAGTGGGTCAATCATGTGatctttctcctctctgtggGCCGGTCAGTCAAAGACCAAGGATGTGAATGGCCAGTGTTTACATTAAAGACACACAAGTGGGCCAATCATATgatctctcttctctctatgGGCCGAACGGCATACAGCACGTGCGGCCCACACAAATAGACCCGCCCACCGGGAAATCTCCGGATACTCCGGATGGCCAATCCATGCCTGCCAATGGCTTGAGAACTACCTTTGCATAAGTGTGCCAAATTTTTCTCACAAGCCAAATATAGCAAAATGGGCTTCACAGgcggggggcttaaagagacaggcgcaaAAActgagcgtttcagacagagggtgaatacaggtatattcagacagacagtatgagaataGCAGTGTGTTCTGAATTAATCAGTTCAGCTCCAACAGTAATCTTATGTGTTGACTGTACCTGATCTGACTCAGGCCCCACGGCTGTTGGTCCCTTGTGGACGACTTCATCATTGGAGTCGATAGCGGTGGGCATAATTGGAGTCATTTTAGTCAAAGCTGGATCTTCGATGTTCCTGGAGACTGCGTACACATTGGAACTGTTGGTTGGAAAGGAATGTAAGAACTCTTATACTTGGCACATTGGCTGCGTTGTGAATAGCTTTTATAAAACTTAAAGCACAACTGTATTACATAACCATTATAAATAATACGTGGGTTTGATTTTGATTCTTAGTGTCATGATTCGATTCAGTTGAATTTTGATTTGGCGTCAGGGGCATTATTTTAAGGCTCTTACTCCAGCACAGAGCATGACAAAGCATTCAGTGTTTAGTCCACTGAGTTTCAACAGCCGCTGTTTTCTTAACATAGCGAGGAGAAACCATGATGTTACTGTATGGGCCTACAAtaattgatttttggaatttGTGAATTAATTTAGAATTGTGATACTTATGGTAAACTATTATTTTCCACACCCTGAAAACATACCTGACTGAAAAAAGTTCAAACTCTTTTTTGCATGGAGGGAAGTCGAGTTCAAACTTCATTTCTCCGACGTTGATCTTCGCAGAAAAATTCCAAGGGATAGCAATAGGTATTTTGCTCTTAAACTCTGAACCGCACTGGAAAAGCTCGGTGTTGATCCCATAGAAAACCCAAAAATCCTTTGTGTAACTAAAAAAGAAGAGGTTAATTCACAAATTGTAACTCCACAGAATGAATACAAATAGTGTACAGACAGTGTAAGGCAATTTGGTTTGTTTACTACAGTAAGTTGCTTAACATGATGTAAtatgttatttaaatgaaatgaagatTAGATATTTTACCCAATAAAACCATCAGTCTCCAGTGAAATTTCAGAAGTCAGCAGTTGTCCAAGACGATCAGTCAGTGGTGGATTTACTGCAGCCTTCGCTACATAAGAAGAAAAGGACTTTAATATTGgtttattgaataaaaaaagttgtttaagtcATTAATAAATAGTAATTTGATTTGTAAGGCATTTAAATGATGTAGGATTTGACTCCTCACCATTTACAGTGATCCCATTGATGGTCTGATAATATTTGCTTATCTCCAGTGGGACACCCAGGGTGGTAGCTTGGAAGTAGCGAGCCTCAAAGATTAAGTATGGTTTTGTCCAATGCCATGACACTCCCTTCTGTAAATTCTCAATTGCAGCCCACAGAGGGCTCTCTTTCCCTGAAGAAGGACTGACAGCCTGCAAGAGGGATCACAGGGGAGCAGCATGTAACAGGCTTTGTACACTGCATGAAAATATGGTCCTTTCTGTTGACTAAACTAGCTTAGACATGAAAAGATTGTTCTCTCACCCTGAATATGTTCCGAATGGTGTCTTTGGTAATATCAGCAAAGAACCACTCTTGTCCAAAGGTCCGTGTGTAGGCAGAAAGGACAGGCTTATCATTGGGCAGAATTTCCCAGTTTTTAAGctgaaaatgaaatagcacaatgGTCACCCAGACAAATGAAGCTGACACATCATAGCACAGTTGTGATGCTGCGTTAAAGTCTCAGTTATATACTCACCACATTGAGAACAGCCTGAAAGTCACTGACACTGAGATCTCCTTTAAAATTAGGGATGCCAGCGCCAAGCAGCTCCTTAAGCCCATCAGCATGGATACCCAACTGCagcataaaaagaaaagatgatTAATATTCACAATTGGGGGACATGTTTATCTTTAGTGAAAGTTTCAATATAGCGCTGTACCTCCAATAGCTGCAGAATTCTACCAATGAAATAAAATTTTCCTTTCATCATGATTTCAGTGGGAAAGATGTTTGTTGCACTTCGTAGCATGAAGACTTCTGCTGCTGTACCAATTAGGAAATCATCTGtattggaggaaaaaaagcaaattgTCATGTCAACAGTTTCAGATAAATCCAAGAATCTGTAATAGAGCATACCATTAAACCAGTCCATGCGCGTTGCTTTGCTGTAGTGATAGCTGAGACGACCAAATTTAGGGGCCAGGATTTTCCCGGCTACATTGCAGGCAGTTGAGCTATCGTCGAGAACACAAAAAAAGGTAAGTGAAAGCTGGAGAACATCTGAGATTATATAACATAAACAATAACACCCAACTGGTTATAACTGCATTGTTTTGCTCACAGGAAGTGGTTGTTTGGAGTACTGGATCTGGCAATGCTTTTAAAGTAGGAGTATACAAAGCTAATAACATGGAGGTCTTTTTCCTCCTGTAGATGTACAGTCACTGTGGACACCAGAGCCATTGATGGCTTAGTGTCAAACAGTATCATGAAGGCCATCATGCGTATCTCAGCGGGAAGGTTCTTCTGCAGGAACAGAGTCATGGTGATGTCTTGGACCTGAAAACACAAGTATTATAATGATTAGGAGTTCAGAAAGATCGCCATTTAACCAactactgctctgaattgatGTTCTGTTCCAGTACAGTCTTTACAAATTCCAAACTAACAATGAACTTTAAAAAGGCAGATTACTGTAAATGTAGATGTCAATATGGAGACGATGATGTACTTCCACAATGTAAAGACAACATAATGGCAACACATTTGCCATTTTCATAtgattgttaaaaaaataattctcaCCTGCGACAATGAAGAAAATTAAATGCGCTTTCTAGAATTAGAATAGTTCACTGTTTCATGTAAATCTGAATTTgaccttaaaaaaaatacaatataaaaatacattttcagtttGACCATGAAGCACAGTGCAATTGCAATCAGCATAACATGATTTATATAAAAACCTAGcatgtagctgtgataaatgaCCATGTAAAAAGTATTCTTGTTATATATAGTTACACTGCGAGGGTCTTTGGCAGCTATAAGTCTCATAGACTGCACAGCGGCACTCAGCACACGAGGTGGCAGATTCACAGGGCTGGCAGCAACTCCGGGGAGGAAGCGCATGATGGTTTTAATGCTGCCTGGATGACCCGCATTCCCCAGAGCTTTCAGAGCAATGACCATGTCTGCCTCGGTGCCATTCCTCAGACTTTCCACAGCCATGTCCAGCAGCGGCTGGTACAGATGTTGAACAAATATGCAGTCagttacttcaaatacttatatatacttatatagtATACTTTTACATGCTTGCGTGGTTAATTTATTGATGTTACTATGCAGGAAAGTGATGTATTCCTCTGGTTAATTACCTGAACAGCAGCTACAGGACAAGGTGTATAATAGGTGCAGTGCTTGTACACCAGAGAGCCATAGGAAAGCACCACAGCATGCCACAGATAGATATTGGATTTAGAAAAGGGCATGTTTAAAAACATCTGtgaaaaatacacaaaagacaaaggaaaaaaaacattttgacatgATCAGGTATCATTGCATGTATATCATTCTTCTTCAAATAATTTTTCTATCTTTAGTATTAACTTACTTTAGCCATCTCAACCAGATCAGGAATAGGCTGGAGATGGTTCATCACCAGCAAAATGGCTTGCAGAGCTTCATTAGCAGACACATCTCCAGCCTGGAACCTCATTTGGAAGAACTTCAGGATTCTGGCATCGTTGACCTCAACAATCATGTCCAAAAACCAACGTCTAATAATAAGTTAAAGGGGAGAAAATGGATAAATCAGAtaatacttaaaggtccaatgtgtaatatatttactgtaataaatccccaaatgaccccaatgcatcatcagatattaaggaaacatgctaagttgaaatactatcttttctgacaacaatgctaatgccagtattttctccttttgaaatttctgtttgtgttttggcctgtgtgttgttatcaactgcccactttgacagccaggccgggttgccagataaaCCTGAAAAAACATAAACTCAAGGTGCTGCAGCTGTAAAGTTTGTACAGccatggaagcagcaaacaaacaaacgggatcaacggagatagattctacccgactaatctggcatgtttctaacagttgcgtgaccagagacataacaaaccccgggtaaatattggagatgtatttgaaagatggagacagcttagagcccaaaaggacgccaagttggctaatttcctcctgaacaggttaGCATTAGCTACTTTATCACAGTTACTaaggacgggcattttatgtaatttcaatATTCGTGTACTAACATTGAATAATATAGCTAgggtacccgagttggttacttaCAAAagcaattgagacacagccaggaaagtgatcctgactggtcctggctaacgccaccatgctaaccctgctaactgctaacattaccagaggaccaggcaagcgggccacggctgtttacaacgtgtagcctgttcagcggccgtagccgaAAACTGTGAGTTATTTGAAGCCAAgaggggctgtaaatcgggaagagaggaccgtgagtttggagtgtgtttagcgattgttgccataattctaagccaataaagtgtgtatttcagtcgggtggagaggacggaaAGGTAGCGGTAATTTTAGCGGtacctaccgtaattctaagaggaagtgtgtctgtctggtatgtggagaggacggcgaggttgtgttttttttttaacggttcatactgtaattttaagccgaaaaagtgtgtctgtccgtcggGTGGAGAGCTCCGCGTGAACACAGGCTTcaatgactgtcaatatagccagcatctaacgttagctactccactgtactgtggagtaatgtctagCAGCATTgttggatgctgcggtctcagcctggcaaccaatgtgaacttcgagtctggggaggaggggatgGGGTAGACGACTCTcttcagtattttgaatttgtaatgcagtaactattttaaacattatctgtcagtattacatattgcacctttaagacaAAACTTATCcttcaaatacataaagagagaaaaatgaaaagataAAAGTGTGAAGGACAAGTTCAGATGTCACATTTAATTGCACAAATACAAGGTTTTGGTTACTGCCGTGATCTTAATGAGTGAGGAAAGCAGTCTCTTTCTGTCATCATGCCTCAACTTGATTATAAATCATTCATCGAAGCTAATGTGCTAAATCCCCCCTGAACTAACTGGGAGGATGCTCTTTAATTAGCTATTCAGTTGAGTGGATCAGTATCAGATTTGAGAGATGGCCTTGGACTATTTTGTTCACCATCCTATAATACTATAATGAAATGCTTGGTAAAAGGTTATCTATAAAGGAATTTTACTTTCAAACCTTGCTGCAGTGTTCTCACTGGGTCCAGGGTCAAGTTTAGTGAATGATCACATCTTCGAGGCAACATTGACACACCCATGCACCCAACCTCCACAGCATGACATTTTGCTGTACTGCATGATCATCACAATACTTCCTGAACTGAAAATTGCAATTGGCATATCTGCTAAGATGCcttttgaaaatatatattttttaaatcttggAATTGGCCTTTTCATTAAGCATGCAACAATTCAATACCAATATCAGAGATTCGGATATCGGGTCGATACAGATTAAAATAGCTAAATCGGGTATCAGTAACAATGGGGCCAATATATTAAATTCTATGGTTATATACTACATACGCATTACAGTATATACTGGAATTTGgatttctgttttagttttgACCATTTGTTGCTGCATTGAAAAGGTTTACACTCAAATTGTAACTCTTCCGTTCATTTTGGAGATTTATTTACCAAGTTGTTGGTGCACAATGTGTtatgttcaaaataaataacaattcagtaaatatatatatatatatatatatatatatatatatatatatatatatatatatatatatgtatttatttgttgttaCATTTCGTTTTGCAAAGTTATTAAGGAAATGTTTTATTCAAGCCTGTTGTTGCCTTTCACATAAAAGAATGATTCCAGTCACTTCCATACAGCTTATTAATTAAACAATGGTATCGGTGTTGGTATCGTTGTCAGGGCTAAAAAAAGGCGTATCCATGAATCCCTACAGTTTTCATATTTTGAATTTCTGTTTTTCATCTGaaatttatattatattcttAATATTTAGAGCTTATAAAGTGCTTATTGAAccactgttttcttttttgattaTTCATTATTGACCAACCAATAACCAAGTACTCACCTTTGCTCATCATTTTCTGCAAATTGCTTCCACATAACTTCTAATCCTTCATAGGGAATCGCTCGCAGGAGTTGATACAGCTTTATAGTGTCCTCTGATGTTGCACTGTCAATCTGGTAACGATTAACTTCAGCCAGATGCTTGATCAACTCAATAGCCTTTAAAGAGGATCAGACAAAGTGATTCCTTGATCAGTGTATGCAACTCTAGAATTAATTTTACAATTTCTTTAGAGTTAGGTCACTTTATACGACTTAATACATTATTTCAGTTCA
The Perca fluviatilis chromosome 9, GENO_Pfluv_1.0, whole genome shotgun sequence genome window above contains:
- the vtg3 gene encoding vitellogenin 3, phosvitinless isoform X2, with protein sequence MRGLLLCCLVGLATSQSVNYEPHLNPKKTYEYKYEGAVNFGLGMPNLAESGARITCKIKITGVSAQTFILQVSDLSFEEFNGFLGKNSFNVSPKLTQRIAAQLVKPFTFDYIGGHVGNIQASAEISDTIVNIVRGILGLFQVTVKTTQTIYELEEAGIHGMCPSNYATEVNVETKDMTITQVVDVGNCREKAAMYRGMATAVFDQVSKQRGESVISTVRYIYTVKPTAEGGFITKAHGLEQQHFSPFNVKGGSFQMLAMKEIVLLGVNDTETAAVFGPMESKGNLVYKFVNADANVPILMQSLDSPVPKAIELIKHLAEVNRYQIDSATSEDTIKLYQLLRAIPYEGLEVMWKQFAENDEQRRWFLDMIVEVNDARILKFFQMRFQAGDVSANEALQAILLVMNHLQPIPDLVEMAKMFLNMPFSKSNIYLWHAVVLSYGSLVYKHCTYYTPCPVAAVQPLLDMAVESLRNGTEADMVIALKALGNAGHPGSIKTIMRFLPGVAASPVNLPPRVLSAAVQSMRLIAAKDPRSVQDITMTLFLQKNLPAEIRMMAFMILFDTKPSMALVSTVTVHLQEEKDLHVISFVYSYFKSIARSSTPNNHFLSTACNVAGKILAPKFGRLSYHYSKATRMDWFNDDFLIGTAAEVFMLRSATNIFPTEIMMKGKFYFIGRILQLLELGIHADGLKELLGAGIPNFKGDLSVSDFQAVLNVLKNWEILPNDKPVLSAYTRTFGQEWFFADITKDTIRNIFRAVSPSSGKESPLWAAIENLQKGVSWHWTKPYLIFEARYFQATTLGVPLEISKYYQTINGITVNAKAAVNPPLTDRLGQLLTSEISLETDGFIGYTKDFWVFYGINTELFQCGSEFKSKIPIAIPWNFSAKINVGEMKFELDFPPCKKEFELFSVSSNVYAVSRNIEDPALTKMTPIMPTAIDSNDEVVHKGPTAVGPESDQVLTPNTWHPRSNMCAESKIYGAGLCVESELRREYYHEEYPLYYFLGYTHMALKVVPAQAIKAVDKIHFEVNAGPSKHPVSTSQLLETMRRLSKEATQGVRLSSDSASSVRGSHLSHHDDLFQGLNSTPEAVLIIKALAMSGNQKPEGYNAVFYYTPEANIHNAQMIVSQVGEDTNWKMCIDTNVNAHVEAMARIGWGAECQSYEMSIVSATAHQPGSKPTIKAKVQWTKIPETMAEMGIRIESYIPGMAFFLGFYEQHERNAKQEVSASVVVTSADSVDVKIKFPEYTVYRQAFTVPLPPGCFQDFQHLRNTTNDSFGCA
- the vtg3 gene encoding vitellogenin 3, phosvitinless isoform X1 — translated: MRGLLLCCLVGLATSQSVNYEPHLNPKKTYEYKYEGAVNFGLGMPNLAESGARITCKIKITGVSAQTFILQVSDLSFEEFNGFLGKNSFNVSPKLTQRIAAQLVKPFTFDYIGGHVGNIQASAEISDTIVNIVRGILGLFQVTVKTTQTIYELEEAGIHGMCPSNYATEVNVETKDMTITQVVDVGNCREKAAMYRGMATAVFDQVSKQRGESVISTVRYIYTVKPTAEGGFITKAHGLEQQHFSPFNVKGGSFQMLAMKEIVLLGVNDTETAAVFGPMESKGNLVYKFVNADANVPILMQSLDSPVPKAIELIKHLAEVNRYQIDSATSEDTIKLYQLLRAIPYEGLEVMWKQFAENDEQRRWFLDMIVEVNDARILKFFQMRFQAGDVSANEALQAILLVMNHLQPIPDLVEMAKMFLNMPFSKSNIYLWHAVVLSYGSLVYKHCTYYTPCPVAAVQPLLDMAVESLRNGTEADMVIALKALGNAGHPGSIKTIMRFLPGVAASPVNLPPRVLSAAVQSMRLIAAKDPRSVQDITMTLFLQKNLPAEIRMMAFMILFDTKPSMALVSTVTVHLQEEKDLHVISFVYSYFKSIARSSTPNNHFLSTACNVAGKILAPKFGRLSYHYSKATRMDWFNGMLYYRFLDLSETVDMTICFFSSNTDDFLIGTAAEVFMLRSATNIFPTEIMMKGKFYFIGRILQLLELGIHADGLKELLGAGIPNFKGDLSVSDFQAVLNVLKNWEILPNDKPVLSAYTRTFGQEWFFADITKDTIRNIFRAVSPSSGKESPLWAAIENLQKGVSWHWTKPYLIFEARYFQATTLGVPLEISKYYQTINGITVNAKAAVNPPLTDRLGQLLTSEISLETDGFIGYTKDFWVFYGINTELFQCGSEFKSKIPIAIPWNFSAKINVGEMKFELDFPPCKKEFELFSVSSNVYAVSRNIEDPALTKMTPIMPTAIDSNDEVVHKGPTAVGPESDQVLTPNTWHPRSNMCAESKIYGAGLCVESELRREYYHEEYPLYYFLGYTHMALKVVPAQAIKAVDKIHFEVNAGPSKHPVSTSQLLETMRRLSKEATQGVRLSSDSASSVRGSHLSHHDDLFQGLNSTPEAVLIIKALAMSGNQKPEGYNAVFYYTPEANIHNAQMIVSQVGEDTNWKMCIDTNVNAHVEAMARIGWGAECQSYEMSIVSATAHQPGSKPTIKAKVQWTKIPETMAEMGIRIESYIPGMAFFLGFYEQHERNAKQEVSASVVVTSADSVDVKIKFPEYTVYRQAFTVPLPPGCFQDFQHLRNTTNDSFGCA